The following coding sequences lie in one Methanobacterium alcaliphilum genomic window:
- a CDS encoding amino acid permease produces MRALFKKKDIKECLHCENTEQKLKRSLGPFHLIIMGIGAIIGAGIFIVTGIASATSGPSLIISFIIAALACGLTALCYAEMASIISVTGGIYTYTQVTIGEIGAWIIGWVGILQYVIAGSSVAIGWSSYVVGFLASMGIVIPTMLTSSPLSGNGIINLPAFLIIIALSAVLIKGTQESARLNAFFVFIKLAVILLFIVVGFNFINPANYHPFAPHGIPGIFQGAAMVFFAYIGFDTVASAAEETKNPQRALPIGIIGSLAICSLIYIVVAGVMNGMVNFSMFAHSEAPVMMALQSVGANWVTTIVTVGAIAGLTTVILVNLFVVPRLIFAMSRDELLPNRLTKVHSKFKSPAISIIIIGIISAFVSGFFPLGDIFELVNIAALSAFIFLAISVLYLRKSHPDLPRKFRCPLVPAIPIASIIACVALISQLTILTIELFAIWLILGLVVYFVYRNYKHSKKQGESEAEFDELDDAVVISAVIPENDSAK; encoded by the coding sequence ATGCGAGCTTTGTTTAAAAAAAAAGACATAAAGGAATGTTTGCACTGTGAAAATACAGAGCAAAAACTTAAAAGATCATTAGGACCATTTCATTTAATAATAATGGGAATAGGGGCTATAATAGGAGCAGGAATATTTATTGTAACAGGAATAGCCTCAGCAACATCTGGGCCTTCATTAATAATTTCTTTTATCATTGCTGCTTTAGCATGTGGGCTTACAGCTCTTTGTTATGCTGAAATGGCATCTATAATTAGTGTAACTGGAGGAATATATACTTATACTCAGGTTACGATTGGTGAAATAGGGGCCTGGATAATAGGATGGGTTGGAATACTCCAATATGTTATTGCCGGTTCATCTGTAGCTATTGGATGGTCTTCATATGTAGTAGGATTTTTAGCATCCATGGGTATTGTAATCCCCACAATGTTAACTTCTTCCCCCCTATCTGGAAATGGGATAATTAATTTACCTGCATTTTTAATAATTATTGCATTAAGCGCAGTATTAATAAAAGGAACTCAAGAAAGTGCACGACTCAATGCATTTTTCGTTTTCATAAAACTAGCAGTTATTCTATTATTCATAGTAGTGGGTTTTAATTTTATAAACCCTGCCAATTATCACCCTTTCGCTCCTCATGGAATTCCCGGAATATTTCAGGGGGCGGCCATGGTATTTTTTGCATATATAGGATTTGATACTGTAGCATCAGCAGCAGAAGAAACAAAAAACCCCCAGCGGGCACTACCCATAGGAATAATCGGATCATTAGCAATTTGTTCTTTAATTTATATCGTGGTTGCTGGAGTAATGAATGGGATGGTAAATTTTAGTATGTTTGCCCATAGCGAAGCACCAGTAATGATGGCTCTACAAAGTGTAGGGGCTAACTGGGTAACAACTATTGTAACTGTCGGGGCCATTGCCGGATTAACTACTGTTATTCTAGTTAATTTATTCGTGGTACCTCGTTTAATTTTTGCAATGTCCCGTGATGAATTACTCCCTAACCGATTAACCAAGGTGCACAGTAAATTCAAATCACCTGCCATAAGCATAATTATAATTGGAATCATATCTGCATTTGTATCTGGATTCTTTCCACTCGGAGATATATTTGAATTGGTAAATATAGCTGCACTTTCTGCATTTATATTTTTAGCTATATCAGTTCTGTATCTACGAAAAAGTCACCCAGATTTACCTAGAAAATTCAGATGTCCTCTGGTTCCAGCTATACCTATAGCATCTATTATTGCTTGTGTTGCTTTAATCAGCCAGCTCACCATTTTAACCATTGAACTCTTTGCAATATGGTTAATACTAGGGTTAGTAGTTTATTTTGTCTATAGAAACTATAAACACTCTAAAAAACAGGGAGAATCTGAGGCAGAATTTGATGAACTGGATGACGCTGTGGTTATTAGCGCAGTTATCCCTGAGAATGATTCTGCAAAATAA
- a CDS encoding amino acid permease, whose product MKRIFSKKPINDLYINKDHNNSLKRTIGPVNLIIMGLGCIIGAGIFIVTGVASAQSSGPALVLSFILSATACIFTALCYAEFASMIPVSGSVYTYTYVAMGEIWAWMIGWVLMYEYLISASAVAVGWSSYVVGLLSSTGIILPQIISAPPGTGLINLPALFIILLLTGILILGVKESTRFNAIVVLINVSIILLFIFVGLGHINPANYHPFMPFGFSGVLQGAAMVFFAYIGFDAVSTAAEETKNPQRTMPIGIIGSLIISSILYIAVAAVLNGIVPYNLLDTPAPVTFALKSIGINWAASIVSFGALFGLTSVLLTSLFGQSRIFYSMSRDGLLPEIFSHLHENFRSPVICIIIVGTAAAMIAAFFPLNTIIELVNIGTLSAFIFLALSIIILRKQNPDIPRKFKCPLVPIIPILSIVFCSFLIFQLSHTTLERFIISLLIGIAVYFVYGMKNSKLRQCDTDIFNFKDINEIFDLLNSTILTILSQIEKIMRYKRF is encoded by the coding sequence GTGAAAAGAATTTTTTCTAAAAAGCCAATTAATGATTTATATATTAATAAGGACCATAACAATTCCCTTAAAAGAACCATAGGTCCTGTGAATTTAATTATCATGGGGCTAGGTTGTATAATCGGGGCCGGGATATTCATTGTTACTGGAGTTGCTTCTGCCCAATCTTCAGGCCCCGCATTGGTTTTATCTTTTATATTATCTGCAACAGCCTGTATTTTTACAGCTCTTTGTTATGCAGAGTTTGCATCTATGATACCCGTATCTGGAAGCGTTTATACATATACTTATGTTGCTATGGGGGAAATTTGGGCTTGGATGATTGGCTGGGTCTTAATGTATGAATACTTGATATCAGCATCTGCTGTAGCAGTAGGCTGGTCTTCTTATGTGGTAGGCCTACTTAGTTCAACAGGAATCATTTTACCTCAAATTATAAGTGCGCCGCCAGGAACAGGTCTTATTAATCTTCCTGCACTTTTTATAATTTTACTATTAACTGGAATATTAATTTTAGGGGTAAAGGAAAGTACCCGTTTTAATGCTATTGTTGTTTTAATTAATGTATCAATTATATTACTCTTTATTTTTGTAGGTTTAGGGCATATCAACCCTGCTAATTACCATCCATTTATGCCTTTCGGATTTTCAGGAGTACTGCAAGGTGCAGCCATGGTATTTTTTGCATATATCGGATTTGATGCCGTTTCCACTGCCGCAGAAGAAACTAAAAACCCTCAAAGGACCATGCCCATAGGAATAATCGGATCTTTAATTATCAGTTCTATATTGTATATTGCGGTGGCTGCTGTTTTAAATGGTATAGTTCCCTATAACTTGTTAGATACTCCAGCTCCAGTCACCTTTGCACTTAAAAGTATTGGGATAAATTGGGCCGCATCTATTGTTTCATTCGGAGCTCTTTTCGGGCTTACCTCTGTACTTTTAACCAGTCTTTTTGGACAGAGCAGAATTTTTTATTCCATGTCACGAGATGGGCTTTTGCCAGAAATATTTTCACATTTACATGAAAATTTTAGATCTCCAGTTATCTGTATTATTATTGTAGGGACTGCTGCTGCCATGATTGCTGCTTTTTTCCCATTAAATACTATTATCGAACTTGTGAATATTGGAACCTTATCCGCTTTTATTTTCTTGGCATTATCGATTATTATTCTTAGAAAACAAAACCCGGACATCCCCCGAAAATTTAAATGTCCATTAGTGCCAATTATTCCCATTCTTTCCATTGTTTTCTGTTCTTTTTTAATATTTCAATTATCCCATACTACTTTAGAACGATTTATTATTAGTTTACTAATTGGAATTGCGGTTTATTTTGTTTATGGTATGAAAAATAGCAAATTAAGGCAATGTGATACTGATATTTTTAATTTTAAAGATATTAATGAAATTTTTGATTTATTAAATAGTACCATTCTAACTATTTTAAGTCAAATTGAAAAAATAATGAGGTATAAACGATTTTAA
- a CDS encoding peptide MFS transporter: protein MWERFSYYGMRAILSLYMLKALLFSIAFTSTIYGYYTGLVYLTPLIGGYVADRYWGNRKSIIIGAILMALGQFSLATSSYFYNPSLSNTVSHSYLFNNQEIFFLIGLFLLIMGNGFFKPNISSMVGSLYEKNDKKRDSAFTIFYMGINLGALLSPLVIGGIGDTGNPADFIYGFLAAGVGMILGLLVFIFSKDKYLVSPSGKKLGIFSDDRNQFNQKEIVLDQRGNLKTDINTFIDKPLTLIEKQRIGVIFILSFFVIFFWTAFEQAGVSLTFFAQQNVDRILTFCHWTIPASWFQSINPMAILIFAPLFATLWPLLNQRKLEPSIPSKMAIGLLLLSLGFLILTIPAGMIDQGFTAVSPLWLIAIYVMFTFGELCISPIGLSMVSKLSPVRFISFMMGVWFLSAAASNIMAGLLSALYPDPNTHITPHLFGFAITGFHDFFMIFVLMSAISAFILILIRKKLVKMMHGIV from the coding sequence ATGTGGGAACGTTTCAGTTATTATGGTATGAGAGCTATTCTTTCATTATACATGCTCAAAGCACTTTTATTTAGTATAGCTTTTACTTCAACTATATACGGTTATTATACCGGGCTGGTGTACTTGACTCCATTAATTGGGGGTTATGTGGCAGATAGGTATTGGGGTAATCGTAAATCAATTATCATTGGGGCTATTTTAATGGCCTTAGGTCAATTTAGTCTGGCCACTAGTAGTTATTTTTACAATCCTTCTTTATCAAATACTGTTTCCCATAGTTATTTATTTAATAATCAGGAAATATTCTTTTTAATTGGATTATTCTTACTAATTATGGGTAATGGATTTTTCAAGCCTAATATTTCTTCCATGGTTGGTTCATTATATGAAAAAAATGATAAAAAAAGAGACTCTGCATTCACTATATTTTATATGGGTATCAATTTAGGGGCTCTTTTATCTCCTTTGGTCATTGGAGGAATAGGTGATACTGGAAATCCTGCAGACTTCATATATGGTTTTTTAGCTGCAGGAGTAGGGATGATATTGGGGTTACTAGTTTTTATATTTTCTAAAGACAAATATTTAGTATCGCCTAGTGGGAAGAAATTAGGTATCTTTTCAGATGATAGAAATCAATTCAATCAAAAGGAGATAGTTTTAGACCAGAGAGGTAATTTAAAAACAGATATTAACACGTTTATTGATAAACCACTGACCCTAATTGAAAAACAGAGAATTGGAGTTATTTTCATTCTTTCTTTTTTTGTCATATTTTTCTGGACAGCTTTTGAGCAGGCAGGAGTTTCATTAACTTTTTTTGCCCAGCAAAATGTAGATCGTATTTTAACATTTTGCCATTGGACAATTCCTGCCAGCTGGTTCCAGTCTATTAATCCTATGGCAATATTAATTTTCGCTCCTTTATTCGCCACACTATGGCCTTTACTTAATCAAAGAAAACTTGAACCATCAATACCTTCTAAAATGGCTATAGGTTTATTATTACTATCTTTAGGTTTTCTTATATTAACTATACCTGCAGGTATGATTGACCAGGGATTTACTGCAGTTAGTCCTCTGTGGTTAATAGCAATTTATGTTATGTTCACTTTTGGAGAGCTTTGTATTTCTCCTATTGGGCTATCCATGGTTTCAAAACTTTCTCCAGTTAGATTCATTTCATTTATGATGGGAGTATGGTTTTTATCAGCTGCAGCATCTAATATTATGGCGGGATTATTATCAGCACTTTATCCAGACCCCAATACACATATCACACCCCATTTATTTGGATTTGCCATAACTGGATTTCATGATTTCTTCATGATATTTGTATTGATGTCCGCTATTTCAGCATTTATCCTCATATTAATTAGAAAAAAACTGGTTAAAATGATGCATGGGATTGTATAG
- a CDS encoding NCS2 family permease, translated as MYKQRKDEISEKYSIKNFLNKCFSINNHGSSIKTELRAGITTFMAMAYIIVVNPIILSAAGMDYKSIFLATCMAAAVSTFLMGMVAKKPFGMAAGLGINSLVAFGVIVNMHQPWQIAMGLIFIEGFIVFLLVLTNLREMIMNSIPPSLKISIGVGIGMFISFIGFKIANIMVPSPENLIQFGNVFNPVFIVSILGLTIIGILMALKVKGSIFYGIVLTSFVAVFACFIGDFTHTSFNVFGNPNIPISITSLPAGSSNIPCNWNGHFIEIPTFQNFSTIGKLDIKGCLSLSFVPVIFALMMVDFFDSLGTVMALGTQAGLVDNKGKLRDIKKILAIDALGAMIGGFMGSSSNTAYVESSAGIIEGGKTGLTSVVVAGLFFMVMFFVPLAYFIPSAAIAPALIVVGFLMISMINNIDWDDFEESLPSFLTIITMTFTFSISKGIGFGFISYCVIKLANGKWREVKPLMWIVSIIFVVYFLSVANLL; from the coding sequence TTGTACAAACAGCGAAAAGACGAAATTTCAGAGAAATATTCAATCAAAAATTTTTTAAATAAATGTTTTTCAATCAACAATCATGGTTCCTCTATTAAAACAGAATTAAGAGCAGGCATAACAACTTTTATGGCTATGGCATATATAATCGTTGTAAACCCTATCATTCTTTCCGCAGCAGGTATGGATTATAAATCTATCTTTTTAGCAACATGTATGGCTGCTGCAGTTTCTACATTTTTAATGGGAATGGTGGCCAAAAAACCATTTGGTATGGCTGCTGGGCTTGGAATAAATAGTTTAGTTGCTTTTGGTGTTATAGTGAATATGCATCAACCCTGGCAAATCGCAATGGGCTTAATTTTCATTGAAGGATTTATTGTTTTTTTGTTGGTTTTAACCAACTTACGTGAGATGATTATGAATTCCATTCCGCCATCTTTGAAGATATCTATTGGGGTGGGTATTGGAATGTTTATTTCATTTATAGGGTTTAAGATTGCAAATATAATGGTTCCCAGTCCCGAAAATCTAATTCAGTTTGGCAATGTTTTTAACCCAGTATTCATTGTTTCTATATTGGGTTTAACCATTATTGGAATATTAATGGCTTTAAAAGTAAAAGGCAGTATTTTTTATGGAATAGTATTAACTTCGTTTGTCGCGGTTTTCGCGTGTTTCATTGGAGATTTTACACATACTTCTTTTAATGTTTTTGGAAATCCAAATATACCCATATCCATAACCTCATTGCCAGCGGGATCTAGCAATATTCCTTGTAATTGGAATGGTCATTTTATTGAAATTCCAACTTTTCAAAATTTTTCTACAATTGGTAAGTTGGATATTAAAGGTTGTTTATCATTATCTTTTGTTCCGGTTATATTTGCTTTAATGATGGTTGATTTTTTTGATAGTTTAGGAACAGTTATGGCTTTGGGTACTCAGGCGGGTTTGGTTGATAATAAAGGCAAATTAAGAGACATAAAAAAAATATTGGCTATCGATGCGTTAGGGGCAATGATTGGAGGATTTATGGGTAGCAGTTCCAATACGGCTTATGTTGAAAGTTCAGCGGGTATCATTGAAGGGGGTAAAACAGGGCTAACTTCGGTTGTTGTAGCGGGATTGTTTTTTATGGTAATGTTTTTTGTTCCACTAGCTTATTTTATTCCTTCAGCAGCCATTGCGCCTGCGTTAATTGTTGTTGGCTTTTTAATGATTTCAATGATAAATAATATTGATTGGGACGATTTTGAGGAGTCATTACCTTCTTTTCTTACTATCATCACCATGACTTTCACATTCAGCATATCTAAAGGTATAGGATTTGGATTTATTTCATATTGTGTAATAAAATTAGCTAATGGAAAATGGAGAGAAGTTAAGCCTTTAATGTGGATTGTTTCTATAATTTTTGTAGTGTATTTTTTATCTGTTGCCAATTTGCTTTAG